Proteins encoded in a region of the Watersipora subatra chromosome 5, tzWatSuba1.1, whole genome shotgun sequence genome:
- the LOC137397204 gene encoding uncharacterized protein, which produces MEGIHPPQQLNLRAVDLSGEWRRWVRSFRDYLLAINLVAADQVSERRKLALFRHVGGEDVREIYSQMEFVGEDGDGNPVDLAEGQEGRTLEAVLERFQTYCNPRSGEVVSRFEFHGSSQSGESVDVYLMRLRRLAENCNFGDQRDSLIRDKLLFGLDNVKLRDRLITRERDEVLTLDYVIRAVRVEEASKALNPGPSEINSVSRNVSHKKQPRMNTSFDDSATKCPECGRNHEPRRCPAYNQNCNKCGMKGHWAAMCKSKASQANRVSEVVD; this is translated from the coding sequence ATGGAAGGAATTCACCCTCCGCAACAGTTAAACTTGCGGGCTGTCGACTTGTCTGGGGAATGGCGCCGTTGGGTTCGTTCTTTCAGAGATTACTTGCTAGCTATCAATTTGGTTGCGGCTGACCAGGTTTCAGAGCGACGCAAGCTAGCTTTGTTCCGCCACGTGGGTGGGGAAGATGTTAGAGAGATCTACAGCCAAATGGAGTTTGTTGGAGAGGATGGAGATGGAAATCCTGTTGATTTGGCAGAAGGTCAGGAGGGTAGGACACTAGAAGCGGTGTTAGAAAGGTTCCAAACCTATTGTAACCCTAGATCTGGTGAGGTAGTGAGCCGCTTTGAATTTCATGGTAGCTCTCAGAGTGGCGAATCAGTTGATGTGTATTTAATGAGGCTTAGACGCTTGGCTGAGAACTGCAATTTTGGAGATCAACGTGACTCATTGATTAGAGATAAACTTTTGTTTGGGCTGGATAATGTGAAGCTCAGAGATCGTTTAATAACCCGTGAGAGAGATGAAGTGCTCACTCTGGACTATGTCATTAGAGCAGTTAGAGTTGAGGAGGCTTCTAAGGCACTAAATCCAGGTCCGTCAGAGATAAACTCTGTCAGCAGGAATGTAAGTCACAAAAAGCAACCAAGGATGAATACTAGCTTTGACGATAGTGCCACAAAATGTCCAGAATGCGGGCGTAATCATGAACCTCGGCGGTGCCCGGCTTATAATCAGAATTGTAATAAGTGTGGGATGAAGGGACATTGGGCCGCAATGTGCAAGTCGAAGGCATCTCAGGCGAATAGAGTTAGTGAGGTGGTAGATTAG